In Anabas testudineus chromosome 12, fAnaTes1.2, whole genome shotgun sequence, the genomic stretch CTATTTATTACGcaacaaatgtatgaaaaaggaaaagtggaaaTAAAGCAATTTTGCATACGTCCGTAAACGGCTTGGTTTTTGTGACGTGCACAGTGATGCTGAAAtttcatgaatgaaaacagtgatgagCAGCTGTAAACAATGACTCTGTGTCAGGCTATGGTTTGATCGAGGACATGGTCATATgatccactcacacacacacacacacacgtcagggtcttatttttcatgtttcatcatACTTAGGTAAAATGGGAGAcgtttttttgttgtgttgtcttcCTGAAGACAGTTCCTAGGTAACAGGTTGAATTGCTGTCCGTCTGACTTGCTGAAGACGACCCACCACTCTGCTGATTTCCCTCGTCAGTTCCTCCTTTTTGATGACGCCGTGTTATTATTAACTGAATTCAGCGGCTGCTGTGTTTGGTTGTAGTGAAAATCTGCAGCCTGACGTCACCTTCCTCCGACCCTGCACTCACATTCAAAcagtgcagaaagagagagaaaggctttacagtgtgagagtgtgtgtgtgtgtgagagtgtgtgctgCCCCCGAGGTCGTGACAGTAGGAGGATGGTGTGACAACAAGCAGAGAGGATGGGATGGGAGAGCTGAAACAGCTTGGGATCCCAGTTCACACTCGTCTCCATCTGCTGAACGCTTTCAAACACACCAACAGAGgaacacacacctccacaccgAGTAACCTGATTGGTCTTCTCAGGCTGttatctttgtttgtttgtttgtttgtttaagagACAAATTGAGGTTAACTTGAGATTTCTCTATatcataaaacatatttcatcaCAAATGCTACTGATGGTCTCAGTAGCATTTGAACACCTATACAAGGctgttatgttgtgtttatttacacattagATTTACAACTCAGTGAAGCCCTTTCCCAATATTTTGACTCATTTATATCATCAAATTGTGAATTAAATTCacagtaaaacaacagcaaaacagtgagagaacaatgtgtgtttattgtggGAATACAGCACATGTTAAAACagattcaataaaaaaaaaaagaaaagtaagatTGTGAACTTTAACAACATGCCGGAGTCAGTTCCTAGATTTTCTCGCAGGTGTTTTGCAGTGGTTTCTAATAGTCCATTTGCATACTTGAAGTGCGTCTATGTGGGCAGCTAGTTGACACTGATGGTGGAGGGACCTGACGAACGTAAGATAAATGCACGCGGAGGTGACGATTTTGCATGTTGGATGCAGGAGAGGCAGCTCGTTAGTCAAATTTCACGACACgttgaggcttttttttttttaatggactgtgttctgttttcacagtaaaGATTTGACTTAGACAGAGCGCGGCATCAAGAGAAGGTGTCAATGAGCCAATCACAGACTGATGATAACCTACTGCAGAAGTCCTACACATGATGTACACATGGCTGCCTTCACAAAACACATGTCAGCTGCACCTGTGCTCACTTCACATTACTTAACATGTTAGTAATAATGGAGTTAAATaagcctgcagagagagagcagggcaCAATCATGAAGCATTTGAACAGTTTACAGTACTCTTCTTCACAGCTTGTCTTTGTATAAATTCTTTTCTACACATGTGAAAACTCTACATTTTACCAAACCTCTCTAACTACAAAACACCAGCTAATGTTGGGGCAAACTAAGTGGACAAAACACGAGTTAATTTTCATTTGGCATTGCAGTGTTTCGTCAGTTAACGCGGCGCTAAAGTCCAAAGAGGAAACTTCCCAGTAAAATGATTTGAAGCAAATGCACTGACGCAGCTGACCTGAGGGGACCAGCGGCCGTCCCTGTGAGCAGCTTCGCATCTTTGGATGCCGAGATGATGCGGCTGAAGGTGGGGTGGATGTGTCTGAAGTTGTTTTGCAGCGGTGTCACCTGCTCTGCATCCTCCTCTGTGGAGAAGATTTGTGAGGTAAACTGAGCCAGCTggaaggaaaacacagcagcagttatTCACAGCTCTCATGATGCCGTGTAGACCATGattttaaaggaaatgacaCCTACTTGAGACCATGAGATGTAGATGGGGACTTCATACAAAGTCCATACAACTGCTTGAGAACATGGAGGAGTGGTGAGGCTGCCATAGTACCGGTAATACTGACTCATGTTGTGCTTTGGCAGAAGGTTCATCAGCGGGAAAGGTTTGACTTTAGTTGTTTGGCCTGTGGAAAGGATGGACAAACACAATGAGACAAGTTACAAACATCCAAAAGCAAGCAGGAAggatttctctgtgtgtgtttcctcaaaCCTTTGTAGGCGACAGAAGACAGTTTTTGTGATATGTGTCCAAAGTGCACATGGTCGGCGTAAACAACCTGCACATAAAGACAAAACCAGGATGTATTCATAGGACAGCAGCTCCATGCTTTAAGAGAttcacaacacatttaacaaacttACATCAATGAAGAATCCAAGTACAGCAAGTCCCGTTGGATCATCCAAGGCTGCGGTTAAATTCGGGTGGATGGACTTCATGTTGACAACGTGCATCTGGACATAAAAAGCACAGAGACATTAAGGGGAATCTGCACTGCACCGGTCTGCTGCATGACTCGGTTAGTGACAGTGTAGAGCTGTCTACTGACCATACTGTACCTCCATTGGGTATCTGCGTCTGTCCACTGTGTGCTCTGAGCCGTTAGTGGACGGGCCTCCCCAGTGGAAGTGCAGCTGGATGGTGTGGTACACATCTGGAAGACCTCCACCGCTCACTGACATGCCGCTGCCAAACTGCAGCACGACTGAAAGCGAACGGAAACATGTAACCacagaacagaaagacagaaaagagacgACAGTACACATGTTCAGGACGGCAGGTGCAGCGTAGTCACCAGAGTGTCCGTCGTTTTTAAGGGTCCAGGAGCCTGTTTGAGTCACATTGAAGCCCTCCAGATGTAAAGACCCCAGGAAGTCGTTTCTGGTCACCTGGTGGTCCAGATTGATGGGAGAGTGGTGCTCTTCCAGTAAGGGGTGACACGATGGGAACGTGTCTCCCCACGCGTAAGGATCTGAGGGTAAAAAAGACACCGTGCAACATCAAATACACCAGTGAAAGAGAGCACAGAAGGCATGTAACCTACGTCAGTGGTCTAAAACCCTCCATGAGAGGGGGTGCAACATACAGAATAACTACAATGacatgaaagaagaaaaataaaagtctgaaaCTTAATTCTAAACAATTTCAGCGTCTGATCCATTTAATATCCATTTAGCTTTTAATTCTTCTTTGATATCAAATTACAGACTTTCTCATATAAGTTGGCTTAAGAGTTTAAAGGTCGTTCAGGAGtaggtgacaaaaaaaaaaaactcaccacCCAGTCGTCATTAAATGATATATTATATGCGAGAATGTCTTAATTCTTGAATTTTTAGTCCCTGTTTTGTGATGAACTGATCTAAAACAGGGCACTAGGATCAAAAAGCGCCAGAACAGCGACCTAAAGCATTTTGTTGTGAGTTGTGTTCGTCCATTTTTCCaatctttgctttttttcttctgaaaaaACTTGTAGTGGTGTATAAGTAGTTTAACCTCCAGAGgtttcctgcagcttttcagATGACAGGTCAAAAGAagacactttatttttaaagggtgtgagaataaaaacagccacataacaacagaaaaagaaccATAGCTGTATCTCACATTGACCTGTGGCACACGGTGTTTATTATCATGTTAAGTTAAAAGAGATCAAAATCTTTAAGCTACTGCGTGAGTTTTAAATCtaaacatgtttatatgtaACTTACCACAATCTGGCTCATTGTAACAGTAGTCTGGAACAGAAGGACAAACATAACTtgaattacttttatttaattaccataaatacagaaatcacatgaaaacatttctacagcCAGACCCTGACCTGAATCAGCGCAGGTAGCAAGAATCACCAGCAGAGCCACAGTCCAAATCATCGTAGGATCCCACAGCTTGATGAACCGGACCGGTGTCGCTATCTGAGGTAGACTGAAAACCAGTGCACACATCCCGCTTAAATAGGATTGGAGGTGAAAGctgagttttattttctgctggtCTGATCAGTGAACCCTGTCATTGCCAGTCTAGTGGTCTTTTCTGATCAACAGGCTCATTGATGCAAAGACAGCTTCAACCCCCCTCCCGCTTCTGCCACCATGGATGCCCAGTGACTAGTAACAAGACCCATTCATCTGATAGGAAAGTGAGAGGATGTGTAGCTCGCTGAATTCGAAGGGATTCAGCTTCACATCACCAATATCTGGCTGAGTAAAGAAAGTCATATGAGTATGAAATTCAAATTgtgaatttgaaataaatgtgttattttatcaaACTTTTCAGATTTCCCTTTAGTCATTATTGTCCACAACAATAATGGTGGTAAAATTGTGAAAAGATGCTGATTTTAAATCTGAGTAAACTGTATTAGTAtagttgtatttttatgttaacaATCTGGGGAAAATATCAACTggtatattatattacatagGAATAATAGTGAAATCTTAATTTCCACCtgaaataatcatttaattaatttaagttaataataattatttctatAAAATTGACAACATTAAATTACTTGTGACGCTCAAACGTGTGCTTTAGCTGTAAGTTAAACCCTCAGtttcatttacaaaaaataagtatgaaattattatttcaagACCTAAAcactcatttttaaatgttgttacaCTGCTCCACATTTATTCTATCATCATCTTGACCCAACTGCTCAGTgttaagtgttttgtttctcctaTCCAGGAATagattgtgtttctgtcactACTTGGTCGACGCGAACAAAGCCTCTTTTCTTCAGCGATGATGTTTTCCAGCAGGGTATCACTATCTCTGCTCTGTGCGCTGCCTTATGAGTCACTGTGAGGTGCACTATATCCGCtttctttacattattaaaATCTTTTGATTGTTGTGGATTGGATTTATCCAACAACCTCTGTCTCAGTGTTGGGGGGATTTCCCTGCATCCGACTTTAAGCCTCTGACATTTGGTCACTGCAGGAGCAGGAATTTCCGCGAACTACACAGAGCAGCTAAATGTCGTGATTGATGAGGTTCAGCAAAAAGTTCAGTACGTGTTCACACTTACTCACTCACAACTCATCCTCCATGGTGCAATTTATTTGGCATTTGATTAGAAGTACATCtatcagagaaaacagaaactcCCCCTTGCAACTGAATCCTTTTGTAAAATGGctatgaaataaaagacaatgaAATATAGCATTTCTTGTAttatacacaaaacatttcaagtcCAATTAAATTAGTTCTCACACCACCATAGTCTGAAACTACACAGAAACTACAGTGTAAATGCAGTTGTTCAGGTTGTGGGCGGGTTTCTGATGCATACAGAGATATTCAACTATATGCAGGAGTCTTGAACCTACTGTACACTGTCGAGCTAAAAATGTTTGCAAGATAAAAACATGCACTGAAGGTTCAAAAAGCAGgttgaaaaaaatcaaatcaaatcaaatcaaatcaaacaaacaaacgaaaaaaaaacaaaaaaaacaaaatccaaaccAGAACACCATCTCctatacacacatgcacattactATTTCCCACAATTTATGAGCTTTAGTTTGTTGGATAATCCACTGTGGATTGTCAATATGCCAAAATAAAAACGGGGAAAATGAGcttcagcacacaaacaaataaagttttataCAAACAGTACATTCAAACATGAGATACACAGACGTGCAGCcattcagacacacatttacagctTTCTTTTGCTCGAGGCAGATTAAAAGCGTGTTGAATGCTGGTGGCTGTGGGTCGACTCTGACTCCTAagtcttcagtcttcattcTAGAGTGACTCAAACGATTGTCGTCATAATGGGGGCCCAACTTGTTCCAAATATACAGTGTGCACTTTTCTTTCTGAGAAACAGTAAGAGACCCATcgacagcaaaacagaaaagattCAGCCACAATCAGTTACGTAATCTTCATCAGTAGCTGCATGAAAAaccaaaaaattaaaaatcacacCAACAAACAGATCAGTGATGGAGGGGCAACATCCAAATGTCACAACAGACAAATGAGttcccaaaacaaaacaacgaAACCTGATTTAAAAGAAGGATGAGTGCGATTCACTAAACATGGTTCAGTTAACAATTACACAACGACCCTGCAGAGAGTTGCTTAAAGTAACAATGGAACTGTCTCTATGATTAAATTACTTCATGACTGGAACAggtatattattattttaaatttgattaGGGGATATCGTCTCTAAtcttcacacatacacttgAAAAGCTTACGCTTTTGCTCCTTAATCAGGCTGCAACTATTCCATAATAAACAATCAAGGTTACAGCTTGCAGTCATAAATTATAATCAAAAAGAACACAATACCAACTCATATATTTATCAGTACCATGACATTCTTTGATACATAATGCCTTATCAGCATCTAATAAAAAACCCACCGCAGGAAACTAACTGCACCTTCTTCCAAGGTTAACCCCTGTactacaaaacatgttttgctgcaAATATGCACTATAAACCTGGAAGACATCTTTATATATCAGACTAATGAAGTAAGGAGACAGTAGGTTTTTCTAAACAAGCAGAAATAAACCTTTTAGATTTGCCACAATAGAAGAAAGAGGGCTGATGAGAATATTACTGTAGCCaagagacccccccccccaatacAAACATGTCCATTTGAATGACAGTATGAtgcaaacaaaaagtcacaaacaacaaaaaactggattcactgtctgtctgtcattatTTGCCTTGTGCTGGACCAAAACACACAAGTATTAGAAATTTGACCAGCGCTGGCCTGAGGCAGTATTTACAACTCTGCAATGCTTCAAAAACTTTCTGCGGTTGACACTAAAAGTGAAAGTGCAGCCACCCCCAGCCTCAATCTCAAtatagtgtttttcttttttgtacagAAACAGTTCTCTCTCCTCAACCAGACGTCACTGTCttgggaaaaacaaaaacaaaatacagcacTCACAAGTTCTCACAGTCTTCGGAAACAGGGCATCCTCCTGCCACTGTAAAACTTGCTGCTTCACCTTCTCATAAGTCTATACAAACTCTCCTCTCTGCCGTCACCACATTAGATAAATGACAACAGTCTGCCGCATCCTCTCTTAGTGAGGAACACACTCATGACCTTCCTTCATCAGCAGGTAATGTCCGGGTGCATCTCCACCTGTCCAGTCTTATACCATGGTGCTGAGGGAGGTGCAGTCTGCAGGCATGGGCGCGGGGGCGTGGCCATCTGTTGGGGTGTCAGGCCCCACCAAGAGAGTGCTGCTATCTATGGAGTCCTCCCTCTCCTGAGAGGGTGGTCCTGAGTCTGGCACGGGAACAGACGTGTTGGGAATACTGGCCTGAAGCCCGTCTCCCATGGTGTTCATTTGGCTCTGCACCATGGAAACACCACTGTGTCCTAAAGGTGACGACAAAGAGAGGGAATGAAAACTCTCCGCTGTACAAAATCAGATAcatgaaaaacaagacaaggaCCTACCAAGGTCCACGTAGAGGAGGCTGTCTGGGTTGATGGAGGCCTCATATGGAGGAGGGGGGTCATCAGGATGCTGAATGTCAGGGTATTTGTAGGCTGCATATGGTGGAGGAGGCTCTTGGAAATGAAAAGCACCTCCctctccatcatcagagagatGCAGGGGAGTGAGGCCAGTGCCAAAGGCATCTGGGCCGTAGTCAAAGCCTGGAACCCGTCTTCCAAGGTTAAAGTGATGCACTGGGGAAATGAAAAGCGACAGACACCAAGAACAATGTAAAACCACAGCTAAAATACCCACGGTCAgccacagcatttcaaatgatttaaaaataagaacTTGTGCTTCAGTTAAATTAACTGAGACTAATTATTACGGGTGTAATAGTCTGAGACCAAAATGACgtcacaaacattcacagacTTGTGTTTGCGTATTAGGGGACTTAAAAGGTTAgccacaagtgtgtgtgtgtgtgtgtgtgtgtgtgtgtgtgtgtggggggggaaCTAGAGCCTAATCATTCCTGACTGAGAACAAAATTTCCTGCTTGTGAACTTCCAcctttgcaaaaaaataaagagaaaccaTGGCGACAGAGATTAAGGCTGAGATAACGATTGAGACAAAACAGGCTGGAAACCATTGCTCCAAATTAACACAAAGGCGCCGTGTTGCATAAGCAACTGTGTAGTTAACAGCAAGTACATCCCCAGTCTTAGCTGAAGGTCTgatgtgctgcattcagggcCAATACAGAAAGTAGGTCATCTATGTTTTAAAGTGCCCAGTCcctgaaaaaactaaaacaaaacagaaacccAAGTGGTGGAGAATAGTGAAACCCTGACTAATTATGATGAGAAAAACTTTCTAGATAAGCCAATAATCTTAGAGCAGACAGGGGTATGTGAGAATGTAGAACAAGCTTTAATACTCACAGTTTCCTCCAATCAATGTTTCGATGCGTTCACGTCTCCTTTGGCGGAGTCTGTGCACCATGAACAGCAGTAGTGAAAGGATGAGGAAGGATGAGATACAGCTGACGATCAGCCTCATCCCACTGGCCATGGAGTCAAACAGACTGTTTCCATCTAAAGTGGGAAAAAAtaagcaataaaagaaaataactttcTCCAAGCTCAATGGCTTTAAATGACCAGCTAATTCTGTGCTCCTAAGCAAGacacatgcaaatatttttCTTGTAGGAAAGTAGACGCCACTAGTTGcagtaaatacatttgtgaGGAGCTCCACCTTGTGGAACTTGGAGTGTTTCTCAAAGTTTCTACACACCCACGACCACAGACCAAAACAGCCAAATTTTCTTAAACTGTTTAACTGTATGCATAGAAAAGCATCTCTTTAAATCAGTGAAATTTTGACTGAGGTGACAGTACCTGAGTCCAGGCAGGTGAATCTGCAGCACTCTTTAGGATCCTTACGAAAGTGCTGGCAGCCTTGTGGTCGCTCACACAGCGCAGCTACACACATCTCAGGCTCGCCGTCGTGACATGTGCAGCTCAAACAGGGATCGTCCCCCTTAGGGGTGAAGTAGTAGCCCTCATTTACAACATTGTCTTTTATATCCACACATGTTTGCCCTTCgagagaaacacaagaaaaaatacaaaaacatcacatgactgaaactaaataaatactgttgCTATTTAACATTTCCACCAGAAATGACAAACATACTCCTCTTGCACAGAAAGGGGAACTTCTTGTAGCAGTTCTCAGCGTGCCAGCTGTGTAGGCCTCGCTCATTCATGCTTTTGATCTGAAAGCGCTGTAGCTGGGCACAGAAGACATTGTCATGGGTGGGAGATGCCTCCCCAAAATTGGTGAGACCCTCAGGTGGCAAGAACACCTGCATTGATCCTGGTGAGACGTCAGTTAGAACAATCAATTAGAGACATAAATtggctttgatgttttttttaaagagagcATACAAAACCCAAACCCCCTTTTAAATACCTTTGTATGCAACTTCCCAGCGGCCCTCCAGGGAATGATTCTGATTGGTGATCACATATTGGTAGCCCACCCAAAACCTTAAAAACAAGCAAGGAACAAGATTATTATAAAGTTTACATTCAAATTTTCAAATGCTTTATTTCAGGGTTTATGCATAAGCCAATTTTGAGCATTTAAAGATGCCATTTTTAGCCACTAGATGGCCTACAACTAATAACAGAGCAGTCACCCACTTCCCCACCTGTGCTAGaactttataatattatttgattgaactgtgtttttattattataaaaaggaaccaaagcaaatgtttaatctttttgtagagtttcctcttcttttctaaAGGAAAGCATGCAAGATTAGCTACATGTTTTCCACAAATTGCAAGCTGTATATACACTTCACCTGAAATCGTAAATTTTTACAACTACCGATAAATGTTTGTAATAATATCCATAGAGTTCTGCTCTTGCTGGAACTCACAATTAAAAGGGAAATATAAGAAAAACTCACTTGCACTGATCTTTGCGCTCACAGACTTTCTCGTCAAAATCCACCTCAATCTTCAGTATGAACTGCAGCTCCTCATTGGTCACAAACGTCGCCAATGAGCCATTGACTTTTTGACAAGTATCCACAGCCTGCCAGTAGTTCTCATTCCTCAGGTACACTTTGTAGCAGCTGGCCGTCTTCTCGTAGTGGTGCCACCCGCTGGGACACTTCTCTGtagaagtgagaaaaaaaactttagcaGTGTTCTTCTTAAATGCTGGGTACAAAAATCATACAGATTCAGCAACTATATAATCATTCAAAATTAAATGCAGGAGACAAAAGTGAGATACTTACTGTTGAAGCGCACAGGCTGAGCCACACCAATCACATCTTCTACCTGGTCATATCCAGGGCCAAAACGAAACCTTTCCTCCTTTAtagctgcaaaataaaaaataaaaaaagtaaacaaacgtagatttttttcctgtgcatgTGTACTTATTAGAAAGTTCGCTTTAACTGAATAATATTTTCACTGCAGGTATTGGTTTATGTTATTGGTAATATATTTTGTTCCAAGCATATGATGTAATGAGTCACTGTTGATTCttgtaaacagaaaataacaaatcttTAGTCCCCATTTGCCTGATAGTTACAGATAAACCACTGAATAAGCAATGCTGCTTGCTTGGCAATTACTCTGAATTCTAAATTACAATGTTGCTTCTTGTGAACATTTCTTTCTAGAACCATctatgatttaaataaagacgAAGGAAGTTAATAGAAATTTGAGGAAGGTAAAAGCAGAACTATAGATTTACAGATTATATCCTGTTGTACAACCAGGAGTTTGATGTTATGAAAATCTGGACTGAGAAAATACCCATCTACATATGCTGTAGCAGTCTAGACTAAAAAAGTTAAGATGACTTTCCAGATATTATTTTACTTACTaactttcattatttttacttacttacttatttaactttttgttaCTTTACTTAGTAACaaaaaattcaaaaacaaaataataatggtTCTAATAATGTTGAGATACTCAATAATGCAAACTACCTTCACTAACCTTGTGTACAGTACTGAAAACAATAATCACAAGAAGACAACAGCTGCatagaaaaacatgacattagAAAATTTTCTCTGCCAAAAAGAATCAGAAGCAGTCTGATAGTAATGATACTCAGAACCCAATAAGAAATTACACTATTTCTCTGACTGAACAGGTAAAACTGTAGAATTATGGGacataagaaaaaataaatttccTCCGCTGCTTTAAATTTCTTACCATTCAAGGACAACTTAGCTCCCATATAAAGGCGTAaactaaaaactacaaaattaaGAGTCTTTGAGAAACAAAAATCACGACTGAAATGTGCAACGTTTACTTTGTTCTCTCTCATTAGAGCATGTCagcaatttgtttttcatttagacATTGTCTcatgcaacatttttgtttggcGACACTACACTTCTGTTTGCAACATGGATTAGTTTTGCGCAATCTGCGTTTTATACCATTTCCTCTTTTCCCCTATTATATATTGACATAAAGCTAAACAGTTTCTCATGGCATTTGATTGGCTGGAATTAGTGTGAAGGATTTCTTCACCTTGCCATGTTAATCA encodes the following:
- the dgcr2 gene encoding integral membrane protein DGCR2/IDD isoform X1 encodes the protein MLPKADSSSFVLFSLLFVLTLTDPPRTGPRLALARLLSEQRCSPGQFACRSGKMQCIPISWQCDGWTACEDKSDEMDCPPIKEERFRFGPGYDQVEDVIGVAQPVRFNKKCPSGWHHYEKTASCYKVYLRNENYWQAVDTCQKVNGSLATFVTNEELQFILKIEVDFDEKVCERKDQCKFWVGYQYVITNQNHSLEGRWEVAYKGSMQVFLPPEGLTNFGEASPTHDNVFCAQLQRFQIKSMNERGLHSWHAENCYKKFPFLCKRRQTCVDIKDNVVNEGYYFTPKGDDPCLSCTCHDGEPEMCVAALCERPQGCQHFRKDPKECCRFTCLDSDGNSLFDSMASGMRLIVSCISSFLILSLLLFMVHRLRQRRRERIETLIGGNLHHFNLGRRVPGFDYGPDAFGTGLTPLHLSDDGEGGAFHFQEPPPPYAAYKYPDIQHPDDPPPPYEASINPDSLLYVDLGHSGVSMVQSQMNTMGDGLQASIPNTSVPVPDSGPPSQEREDSIDSSTLLVGPDTPTDGHAPAPMPADCTSLSTMV
- the car15 gene encoding LOW QUALITY PROTEIN: carbonic anhydrase 15 (The sequence of the model RefSeq protein was modified relative to this genomic sequence to represent the inferred CDS: substituted 2 bases at 2 genomic stop codons), yielding MSLLIRKDHXTGNDRVHXSDQQKIKLSFHLQSYLSGMCALVFSLPQIATPVRFIKLWDPTMIWTVALLVILATCADSDYCYNEPDCDPYAWGDTFPSCHPLLEEHHSPINLDHQVTRNDFLGSLHLEGFNVTQTGSWTLKNDGHSVVLQFGSGMSVSGGGLPDVYHTIQLHFHWGGPSTNGSEHTVDRRRYPMEMHVVNMKSIHPNLTAALDDPTGLAVLGFFIDVVYADHVHFGHISQKLSSVAYKGQTTKVKPFPLMNLLPKHNMSQYYRYYGSLTTPPCSQAVVWTLYEVPIYISWSQLAQFTSQIFSTEEDAEQVTPLQNNFRHIHPTFSRIISASKDAKLLTGTAAGPLRSAASVHLLQIILLGSFLFGL
- the dgcr2 gene encoding integral membrane protein DGCR2/IDD isoform X2, with the translated sequence MLPKADSSSFVLFSLLFVLTLTDPPRTEQRCSPGQFACRSGKMQCIPISWQCDGWTACEDKSDEMDCPPIKEERFRFGPGYDQVEDVIGVAQPVRFNKKCPSGWHHYEKTASCYKVYLRNENYWQAVDTCQKVNGSLATFVTNEELQFILKIEVDFDEKVCERKDQCKFWVGYQYVITNQNHSLEGRWEVAYKGSMQVFLPPEGLTNFGEASPTHDNVFCAQLQRFQIKSMNERGLHSWHAENCYKKFPFLCKRRQTCVDIKDNVVNEGYYFTPKGDDPCLSCTCHDGEPEMCVAALCERPQGCQHFRKDPKECCRFTCLDSDGNSLFDSMASGMRLIVSCISSFLILSLLLFMVHRLRQRRRERIETLIGGNLHHFNLGRRVPGFDYGPDAFGTGLTPLHLSDDGEGGAFHFQEPPPPYAAYKYPDIQHPDDPPPPYEASINPDSLLYVDLGHSGVSMVQSQMNTMGDGLQASIPNTSVPVPDSGPPSQEREDSIDSSTLLVGPDTPTDGHAPAPMPADCTSLSTMV